The following is a genomic window from Psychrobacter immobilis.
AAAAACTGCGCCCTCAAACGGGTTGGTTGCCATTAGCCTTTGCGCTTGATTGGCATCGTCCGCCACGTCATATGAACGGCACGAGCTTCTTCTACAATCACAGCTCACAGTGGCGTCACGAAACCATTTCTGCCCATGAGATACTCTCGCCTCTCGTCGATAAAAAGTTCTTCCCTGAGCATATGCTTGATTACAACATTCAAGCAGAACGCGCAGGCTGGTTGCCTTCAGCACCACAACTCAACCGTAACCCACTGACCATCGCTGCCAAAGCCAAAGAAAGTGGCAAAGGCGTGGAAGAATATGTGGTCGATTCTCTCGAAGATGGCAGCTTACGCTTTGCTTGTGAATCACCTGATAACCCAGCCAACTTCCCTCGCAACATGTTTATCTGGCGCTCAAACCTATTGGGCTCATCAGGTAAAGGTCATGAATATATGCTGCATTATTTCTTGGGCACCAAAAACGGCTTGCTCAATAAAGAAAATGCAGAAGGTCACCTGCAACCAAAAGAAGTCGATTGGGTAGAAAAAGGCCCGACTGGTAAATTAGACTTGGTTGTCACCCTGGATTTCCGCATGTCTTCCACCTGTTTGTATTCTGACATCGTACTACCGACTGCAACTTGGTACGAAAAAGATGACATGAATACCTCAGACATGCATCCATTCATTCACCCATTAACCGCCGCGACTGACCCTGCGTGGGAATCTAAGACCGATTGGGAAATTTATAAAGGCATTACCAGGAGCTTCTCTGAAGTATCAAAAGGTCATTTAGGTGTTGAAACTGACGTTGTCACCTTGCCGATGCAACATGACACCCCAGGTGAATTGGCACAGCCATTTGGTGGCACTGACTGGAAAACAGCGGGCGAAAAACCTGTACCGGGTAAAAACTGCCCGATGATTAAAGTGGTTGAGCGTGACTATCCGAGCACTTATAAAAAGTTCACTTCTATGGGCCCTGCCTTAGAAAAACTGGGTAATGGCTCAAAAGGCTTGAATTGGGACATGAAAACCGAGGTCAAACAGCTTGGGGATTTAAACCACCGCGTGACTGAAACGGGTATCTCTGAAGGCAGACCACGTCTCGATACAGCCATTAATGCTTCTGAGATGATTTTGATGCTCGCGCCTGAAACCAATGGTCATGTGGCGGTAAAAGGCTGGGCTGCACTCTCTGAGTTCACCGGTCGCGACCATACTCATCTTGCCAAATCTAGCGAGCACGAAAAAATCCGCTTTAAAGATATCGTCGCACAGCCACGTAAAATCATCTCAAGCCCGACATGGTCAGGTATTGAGTCAGATCAGGTCAGTTATAACGCGGGTTATACCAACGTCCATGAGCTGATTCCATGGCGTACGATTACTGGTCGCCAGCAGTTTTATCAAGACCATCCTTGGATGCAGGCGTTTGGTGAGCAAATGCAGCAGTATCGTCCACCTATCGATACCAAGACCACTGAGCTGCTCAAAGACGCTAAGCCAAATGGTAATAAAGAGATTGTACTGAACTTCTTAACACCGCACCAAAAATGGGGCATCCACAGTACCTACTCTGAAAACTTGCTAATGCTGACCCTAAGTCGCGGTGGACCTTGTGTCTGGATGTCAGAAGTCGATGCCCAAAAAGCCGGCATCGTCGATAACGACTGGATTGAGCTGTTCAATGCTAATGGGGCAATCACTGCCCGTGCCATCGTCAGCCAAAGGGTGAAAGAAGGCATGACCATGATGTATCACGCCCAAGAGAAATTGGTCAACATTCCAGGCTCTGAGCAAACAGGCACGCGTGGCGGTATCCATAACTCGGTCACTCGGACGATTTTGAAACCGACGCATATGATTGGCAGCTACGCCCAGCAGTCTTATGGCTTTAACTATTATGGCACCGTCGGTTGTAACCGTGATGAATTTGTCGTGATTCGTAAAATGTCAAAAATCGACTGGCTAGAAGACAAACCCGATAACGAATTGCCACGTCCATTACCAACCAGCATTGAAGGGTAAAGCTGTTTCTTCTATCGAAAAGATATCCTGATTTCAGGATATCTAGGAAGAACATAAAGCTGCTTTTTTACTATTATTTGGAGCACAGATCCATGAAAATTCGTTCGCAAGTCGGCATGGTGCTTAACCTTGATAAATGTATCGGTTGTCACACCTGCTCAGTCACCTGTAAAAACGTCTGGACCAGCCGTGAAGGTATGGAATATGCGTGGTTTAACAACGTTGAGTCAAAACCCGGTATCGGCTATCCCAAAGAGTGGGAGAACCAAACCAAATGGAAAGGCGGTTGGATACGTAATGCCAATGGCACTATCAATCCGCGTATCGGTGGTAAGTTCAGAGTACTCGCCAATATCTTTGCCAACCCTGACCTACCAGAGATTGATGACTATTACGAGCCGTTTGATTTCGATTATCAGCATTTACATACTGCGCCTATCAGCAACCATCAACCTATCGCCCGCCCGCGCTCAGCCATTACTGGCAAACGTATGCAAAAGATTGAATGGGGTCCTAACTGGGAAGAAATCCTTGGCTCAGAGTTTGAAAAACGTCGCAAAGATAAGAACTTTGACAATATTCAAGCGGAGATTTATGGCGAGTACGAAAACACCTTTATGATGTATTTGCCACGTCTGTGCGAGCATTGCTTGAACCCAACTTGTGTGGCGTCATGCCCAAGTGGCGCGATTTATAAGCGTGAAGAAGACGGCATTGTCTTGATTGACCAAGAAAAATGTCGCGGCTGGCGCATGTGTATCTCAGGCTGCCCGTATAAAAAGATTTACTACAACTGGAAGTCGGGGAAATCTGAAAAATGCATCTTCTGTTATCCACGTATTGAAGCTGGCTTGCCGACCGTTTGTTCAGAAACCTGTGTTGGTCGTATCCGCTACTTGGGCGTACTGCTTTATGACGCGGACAAAATCGCTGAAGCAGCAAGCACACCTAACGAGCAAGACCTTTATCAAGCACAGTTAGACGTATTTTTAGATCCAAACGACCCTGCCGTTATCGCCCAAGCATTAAAAGACGGTGTACCGCAATCGGTCATTGATTCAGCCCAGCGCTCACCAGTTTATAAGCTAGCGATGGATTGGAAACTTGCGCTACCGCTACACCCTGAATATCGCACGCTACCGATGGTTTGGTATGTACCGCCATTATCACCGATTCAAAATGCTGCTGAAGCAGGCAAAGTCGGTATGGATGGTTTGATTCCAGATGTCGACAGCTTACGTATTCCACTGCGTTATTTAGCAAACATGCTTACCGCAGGCGATGAAGAGCCAGTTCGTCTAGCATTGAAGCGCCTACTTGCTATGCGTAGCTACAAGCGTATGCAATTGGTCGAAAAACAAGAAGTCCAAAGTATTTTGGATGATGTGGGTTTGACCAAGCTGCAAGTGGAAGAGATGTACCGCTACTTGGCTATCGCCAACTACGAAGATCGCTTTGTGATTCCAACGGCGCATCGTGAAGAAGCATTGAGTGATGCATTCGCTGAGCGTAATGGTTGCGGATTCACCTTTGGCGAAGGCTGTTCAGGACATTCGGACAATAGCATGTTTGGACAACGCAAAACCAATC
Proteins encoded in this region:
- a CDS encoding nitrate reductase subunit alpha, whose amino-acid sequence is MSHLLDQFRFFKRKKGEFSDGHGETRDESRDWENVYRSRWQYDKVVRSTHGVNCTGSCSWKIYVKNGLVTWETQQTDYPETRPDLPNHEPRGCPRGASYSWYMYSANRVKYPKVRKPLLKLWREAKAQYPDPVDAWGSIVQDPIKAEQYKSKRGLGGFIRSTWAEVNEIIAASNVYTAKTFGPDRIVGFSPIPAMSMVSYAAGSRYLSLIGGVCLSFYDWYCDLPPASPMVWGEQTDVPESADWYNSDYIIAWGSNVPQTRTPDAHFFTEVRYKGTKTVSITPDYAEVSKLTDLWLNPKQGTDAAVAQAFCHVIIKEFYLKQPSDYFLDYAKRYTDLPVLVMLEGEKGARRAGRYLRASDLIDNLGQENNPEWKTIGLNSDGELVSPLGSIGYRWGEKGKWNLEQKNGTTGAEIDLTLTLKDSNETCKVGFDYFGHVDHPHFTSVPGEAIQQKTVPCKTITLADGSTAIVATVFDLTVANLGVDNGVGGEHVTDDYDDASVPGTPAWQEVITGLSRERVIQVAREFAENAHKTHGKSMIIIGAGMNHWYHLDMNYRGVINMLMLCGCIGKSGGGWAHYVGQEKLRPQTGWLPLAFALDWHRPPRHMNGTSFFYNHSSQWRHETISAHEILSPLVDKKFFPEHMLDYNIQAERAGWLPSAPQLNRNPLTIAAKAKESGKGVEEYVVDSLEDGSLRFACESPDNPANFPRNMFIWRSNLLGSSGKGHEYMLHYFLGTKNGLLNKENAEGHLQPKEVDWVEKGPTGKLDLVVTLDFRMSSTCLYSDIVLPTATWYEKDDMNTSDMHPFIHPLTAATDPAWESKTDWEIYKGITRSFSEVSKGHLGVETDVVTLPMQHDTPGELAQPFGGTDWKTAGEKPVPGKNCPMIKVVERDYPSTYKKFTSMGPALEKLGNGSKGLNWDMKTEVKQLGDLNHRVTETGISEGRPRLDTAINASEMILMLAPETNGHVAVKGWAALSEFTGRDHTHLAKSSEHEKIRFKDIVAQPRKIISSPTWSGIESDQVSYNAGYTNVHELIPWRTITGRQQFYQDHPWMQAFGEQMQQYRPPIDTKTTELLKDAKPNGNKEIVLNFLTPHQKWGIHSTYSENLLMLTLSRGGPCVWMSEVDAQKAGIVDNDWIELFNANGAITARAIVSQRVKEGMTMMYHAQEKLVNIPGSEQTGTRGGIHNSVTRTILKPTHMIGSYAQQSYGFNYYGTVGCNRDEFVVIRKMSKIDWLEDKPDNELPRPLPTSIEG
- the narH gene encoding nitrate reductase subunit beta, with amino-acid sequence MKIRSQVGMVLNLDKCIGCHTCSVTCKNVWTSREGMEYAWFNNVESKPGIGYPKEWENQTKWKGGWIRNANGTINPRIGGKFRVLANIFANPDLPEIDDYYEPFDFDYQHLHTAPISNHQPIARPRSAITGKRMQKIEWGPNWEEILGSEFEKRRKDKNFDNIQAEIYGEYENTFMMYLPRLCEHCLNPTCVASCPSGAIYKREEDGIVLIDQEKCRGWRMCISGCPYKKIYYNWKSGKSEKCIFCYPRIEAGLPTVCSETCVGRIRYLGVLLYDADKIAEAASTPNEQDLYQAQLDVFLDPNDPAVIAQALKDGVPQSVIDSAQRSPVYKLAMDWKLALPLHPEYRTLPMVWYVPPLSPIQNAAEAGKVGMDGLIPDVDSLRIPLRYLANMLTAGDEEPVRLALKRLLAMRSYKRMQLVEKQEVQSILDDVGLTKLQVEEMYRYLAIANYEDRFVIPTAHREEALSDAFAERNGCGFTFGEGCSGHSDNSMFGQRKTNRRDFIDTVQKWES